A part of Desulfovibrio inopinatus DSM 10711 genomic DNA contains:
- a CDS encoding DHH family phosphoesterase gives MAESHDTLFSLARSASAYAFNGDADGLCALVQLLAGRADTPILMTGVKRDQALLKRIPPVPGPICVLDVALGKNIDAVMPLIEAGTDIVYIDHHAADDLPDHPQFHPRIVSTPDTNTSKLVYDLNPTRHNALWAVAGLFGDNLFEAATALAAEHDLPQEDVDRLKDMGMLLNYNAYGATVEDLHFSPFDLARVMCSFTSPLAFLAGTDVIPKLTQGRDEDIEKAKAIPELVPDVVVLPNKKWARRAVGDFANMLARKHPDRAHAVLVTTERGHYVVSVRAPINGGPSAAELCKQFVTGGGRVKAAGINDLPAAELMMFVNRFALHFGE, from the coding sequence ATGGCCGAATCTCACGATACTCTTTTTTCATTGGCCCGTAGTGCCTCGGCCTACGCTTTCAACGGTGACGCCGATGGCCTCTGTGCATTGGTCCAGCTTTTAGCTGGTCGTGCCGATACGCCCATTCTCATGACCGGTGTCAAACGCGATCAGGCACTTCTCAAACGAATCCCTCCCGTCCCCGGTCCCATCTGTGTCCTCGATGTTGCCCTGGGGAAAAATATCGATGCCGTCATGCCACTCATCGAAGCGGGGACGGATATTGTTTACATCGACCACCATGCAGCCGATGATCTTCCCGATCATCCACAATTTCATCCACGTATTGTCTCCACCCCCGACACCAATACGTCGAAACTCGTCTACGATCTCAACCCCACACGGCATAATGCACTCTGGGCCGTTGCCGGACTTTTCGGAGACAACCTCTTCGAGGCAGCCACAGCTCTGGCCGCTGAACACGATTTGCCCCAGGAAGATGTTGACCGGCTCAAGGATATGGGCATGTTGCTCAACTACAACGCGTATGGAGCAACGGTTGAAGATCTCCACTTCAGCCCGTTCGACCTCGCTCGGGTCATGTGTTCCTTCACCTCGCCACTGGCATTTCTTGCTGGAACCGACGTCATTCCCAAACTCACCCAAGGACGCGACGAGGACATCGAGAAAGCAAAAGCAATTCCCGAACTCGTCCCCGATGTTGTCGTTCTTCCAAACAAAAAATGGGCACGCCGCGCCGTTGGTGACTTTGCCAACATGCTTGCCCGCAAACATCCCGATCGTGCGCATGCGGTTCTCGTCACCACCGAACGCGGGCACTATGTCGTCAGTGTTCGCGCTCCCATCAATGGTGGACCCAGCGCCGCCGAACTCTGCAAACAGTTTGTCACCGGTGGAGGACGCGTCAAAGCCGCCGGCATCAACGACCTTCCCGCTGCCGAGCTTATGATGTTCGTCAATCGGTTTGCACTGCATTTCGGAGAATAG
- a CDS encoding aldehyde ferredoxin oxidoreductase family protein yields the protein MNGWMGTILRVDLGTKNIVTQALDPQYARDYIGGRGFNSYVLFNELPLGIDPLSPDNIFAMAPGVLSGTPLGLTSRLEVSTLSPYSGILGDGNAGESMAFMMKRAGLDQLIVTGRANHPVYLRIHNAKAELYDASDLWGMSTWEVTDILRNRHGKTCSVASIGQAGENLVRFASTMIDKYGSAARGSGAVLGSKNLKAIVVSGDMHVALADEAAFKQLAKEDYKFIKASSFQQDIVAKYGTHIGMMMWEPGFRNSESCMSADDVPEALRPESWKQYETGRVGCHGCHVKCKNRYRIPSGRRAGETGEALEFECIYCLGTNCGILDPIPIMEMENLCDAYGMDVIALGNTIAMAKDLYSRGLLTSAQTGGLSLDWEDADAQVELVHATALRQGFGNLVAEGMYGLAEQLGNTAMELCYHVKGLSRGTYPPGVFALAHATSTRGADHLRGRSWAFNQVDPDIFPVLKEHGLMIENPDADPAPALIVGERITTLSDCTGRCKGGVNNWICAMPLCWKKPIFGGLVDLLTAACGVPYTVEELERAADRIYTLEHAFNICRGVRRRHDSLPQKPELYHSAEGAAERQLHEAHVTRYYQLRGYDEHTGVPTAKRLEELGLDGVAERLKTCQETSNWNGPPLWDEAEYPQGTKRV from the coding sequence ATGAATGGATGGATGGGAACCATATTGCGTGTTGATCTTGGGACCAAAAACATTGTCACACAAGCGCTTGATCCACAGTATGCGCGAGATTACATTGGAGGACGCGGATTCAACTCGTATGTCCTCTTCAATGAATTGCCCCTTGGAATTGATCCACTGTCCCCTGACAATATCTTTGCTATGGCCCCTGGGGTGTTGTCCGGCACACCGCTAGGACTCACGAGTCGGTTGGAAGTAAGTACACTTTCCCCCTATTCGGGTATTCTTGGAGACGGTAATGCCGGCGAGTCCATGGCGTTTATGATGAAACGCGCCGGTTTGGATCAACTCATTGTGACCGGCCGTGCCAATCATCCGGTCTATCTCCGTATTCACAATGCCAAAGCGGAACTCTACGACGCGTCGGACCTTTGGGGAATGTCGACCTGGGAAGTAACGGACATTCTCAGAAACCGCCACGGCAAGACCTGCAGTGTCGCCAGCATCGGTCAAGCCGGGGAAAACCTTGTCCGCTTTGCTTCAACCATGATCGACAAATATGGTTCGGCAGCACGAGGTTCCGGCGCCGTGCTCGGCTCGAAGAATCTCAAGGCGATTGTGGTCTCGGGCGATATGCATGTAGCGCTGGCCGATGAAGCCGCCTTCAAACAGCTCGCGAAAGAAGATTACAAATTCATCAAGGCCTCGTCGTTTCAACAGGATATTGTCGCGAAATACGGCACCCATATTGGCATGATGATGTGGGAACCGGGATTTCGCAATAGCGAATCATGTATGTCTGCCGACGATGTTCCCGAGGCGTTGCGCCCCGAGAGCTGGAAACAGTACGAAACCGGTCGAGTGGGCTGCCACGGCTGCCATGTCAAATGCAAGAACCGCTATCGTATCCCATCGGGAAGGCGTGCCGGCGAAACAGGGGAAGCACTGGAATTCGAATGTATCTATTGCCTTGGGACGAATTGCGGTATTCTCGACCCCATTCCCATCATGGAAATGGAAAACCTTTGCGATGCCTATGGGATGGATGTCATTGCGCTCGGCAACACGATTGCTATGGCAAAGGATTTGTATAGCCGCGGCCTGCTCACATCGGCACAAACCGGCGGGCTGTCGCTTGATTGGGAAGACGCCGATGCCCAAGTCGAGTTGGTTCACGCCACGGCATTACGGCAAGGTTTCGGCAACTTGGTGGCCGAAGGCATGTACGGTCTGGCTGAACAGCTCGGTAATACGGCTATGGAGCTGTGTTATCACGTTAAAGGCCTGTCGCGCGGCACCTATCCGCCTGGTGTTTTTGCCTTGGCGCACGCCACGTCCACCCGTGGCGCCGATCACCTTCGGGGACGTTCCTGGGCTTTCAATCAGGTCGATCCTGATATCTTCCCCGTCCTCAAAGAACATGGTCTGATGATCGAGAACCCGGATGCTGATCCAGCCCCGGCGCTTATTGTCGGAGAACGCATTACCACCCTGTCCGACTGCACCGGGCGATGCAAAGGCGGCGTCAACAACTGGATTTGCGCCATGCCGCTCTGTTGGAAAAAGCCCATTTTCGGCGGTCTGGTCGACCTGCTCACCGCGGCCTGTGGCGTACCGTACACCGTGGAAGAACTCGAACGCGCCGCCGACCGCATCTATACGCTGGAACACGCCTTCAACATCTGCCGTGGAGTCCGTCGCCGCCATGACAGTTTGCCGCAAAAACCGGAACTCTATCACAGCGCCGAAGGGGCGGCCGAACGACAACTGCACGAAGCCCACGTCACACGGTATTACCAACTCCGGGGGTACGACGAACACACCGGAGTTCCAACGGCAAAGCGTCTCGAAGAACTCGGGCTTGATGGAGTCGCAGAACGCCTCAAGACGTGTCAGGAAACATCTAATTGGAACGGTCCCCCGCTCTGGGATGAAGCGGAGTATCCACAAGGAACCAAGCGGGTTTGA
- a CDS encoding TRAP transporter permease — MVVAEETVGRSMYGRDAWVGKMLFVLGIVVSLIHMYFNLIGVLPTLWQNSIHFACFALMCPFLFPTLTARTGRMHRLGRSVDVVLGLLAAFSALYMVGMEDAIYARGVRLNGTEWVFGVILILAAIELTRRTTGFIIPVLIVLSLTYVTWWGGLLGGVFHFKSMHPETVLFRSIYGDDGLFGNIALISSSFVFMFILFGAFLLRSGAGDFIIDLAHAVAGRFEGGPGLVAVFASCLTGTISGSAIANTASTGVITIPLMKKSGFPPKFAAAVEAAASTGGQLMPPIMGAGAFVMASYTQIPYTTIIAVAALPAVLYFATVAFFVMSEAGKHHIKLADPPTAKPLSEIMRKSGLPLLIPISILIACLIYGFTPSYAAGISIVAVVVASWLTPHKMGVREIGEALALGARNMVMTAILLCSVGLVVNVIAMAGIGNTFSLMINAWAGNSLLIALIFVALASLILGMGLPVTASYIVLGTLSAPALYNLIVDAQVAQAIADGSLSDTAKAIFMLVDPAAMDMLGSPISLVQVKALLSGVPVDLLDSIRESILPPETLTFALLSAHMTIFWLSQDSNVTPPVCLASFTAAAIAKTPPMATGLESWKIAKGIYIIPLLFAYTPLISEHWVDVIHVFAFALIGLFAIVGAMQGYLMGRIGLPLRLLAGACGTIMLWPGGLELHGAGLVGFVVLLWILRVRRRGKAVVVSAG; from the coding sequence ATGGTGGTGGCGGAAGAGACCGTTGGGCGTTCGATGTATGGGCGTGATGCCTGGGTCGGCAAGATGCTGTTTGTCCTCGGCATCGTTGTGTCGTTGATCCATATGTATTTCAATCTCATCGGGGTCTTGCCGACGCTCTGGCAAAACTCCATCCATTTTGCCTGCTTCGCCCTCATGTGCCCGTTTCTGTTTCCAACGCTCACGGCGCGAACGGGTCGCATGCATCGTCTCGGGAGAAGTGTCGACGTGGTGTTGGGCCTGCTGGCGGCATTTTCCGCCCTTTATATGGTGGGCATGGAAGATGCGATTTACGCCCGTGGTGTACGGCTCAATGGAACGGAATGGGTGTTCGGCGTGATCCTCATTCTTGCGGCCATAGAACTGACGCGGCGGACAACGGGCTTCATCATCCCTGTTTTGATTGTGCTCAGCCTCACCTATGTGACGTGGTGGGGAGGGCTGCTGGGCGGCGTGTTTCACTTCAAAAGCATGCATCCGGAAACAGTGCTGTTTCGCAGTATTTATGGCGATGACGGCTTGTTTGGAAACATTGCCCTCATTTCCTCGTCGTTTGTTTTCATGTTCATTCTTTTCGGGGCGTTTTTGTTGCGCTCCGGAGCCGGGGATTTCATCATAGACCTGGCTCACGCCGTTGCCGGTCGATTCGAAGGCGGCCCCGGCTTGGTGGCGGTGTTTGCGTCCTGTCTCACCGGTACCATTTCCGGTTCAGCCATTGCCAATACCGCATCCACCGGTGTCATTACCATTCCCCTGATGAAGAAGTCCGGCTTCCCGCCCAAATTTGCCGCGGCCGTCGAAGCCGCGGCCTCGACCGGTGGTCAGCTTATGCCGCCCATTATGGGAGCGGGGGCCTTTGTCATGGCGAGCTATACACAAATTCCCTACACCACCATCATTGCCGTTGCCGCACTGCCCGCCGTGCTCTACTTTGCCACGGTTGCCTTCTTCGTGATGAGTGAAGCTGGGAAACATCACATCAAACTCGCAGACCCTCCAACGGCAAAGCCTCTGAGCGAGATCATGCGCAAGAGCGGCTTACCGTTGCTCATTCCCATTTCCATTCTGATCGCGTGCCTTATCTATGGATTCACCCCATCCTATGCCGCGGGTATCTCCATTGTTGCGGTTGTGGTTGCGTCCTGGCTGACGCCACACAAGATGGGGGTTCGCGAAATTGGCGAGGCCTTGGCGCTCGGAGCACGTAATATGGTCATGACGGCCATTCTGTTGTGTAGCGTCGGGCTTGTCGTCAATGTGATCGCCATGGCCGGCATCGGCAATACGTTTTCGCTGATGATCAATGCCTGGGCAGGAAACAGCCTGCTCATTGCCTTGATCTTTGTCGCGCTGGCTTCGCTCATCCTCGGAATGGGATTGCCGGTCACGGCCTCGTATATCGTTTTAGGCACGCTCTCGGCTCCGGCACTCTACAACCTCATCGTCGATGCCCAGGTTGCTCAGGCGATTGCCGATGGTTCGTTGAGCGATACCGCCAAAGCCATCTTCATGCTGGTGGACCCGGCAGCCATGGACATGCTCGGTTCGCCGATCTCACTGGTTCAAGTCAAAGCCTTATTGTCCGGGGTGCCGGTCGATCTGCTGGATTCCATACGAGAATCCATTCTTCCTCCGGAAACGCTGACCTTTGCACTGCTCTCGGCCCATATGACCATCTTCTGGTTGAGTCAGGACAGTAACGTCACTCCGCCGGTCTGTCTGGCCAGCTTTACAGCGGCCGCCATTGCCAAAACCCCGCCCATGGCTACTGGTCTGGAATCGTGGAAGATTGCGAAGGGAATTTATATTATCCCTCTCTTATTCGCCTATACTCCCCTCATCAGTGAGCATTGGGTGGACGTTATTCATGTTTTTGCGTTTGCTCTGATCGGCCTCTTTGCCATCGTCGGGGCCATGCAAGGCTACCTCATGGGACGCATCGGTCTACCGCTACGGCTCCTTGCCGGCGCCTGTGGCACCATCATGCTGTGGCCCGGCGGCCTGGAATTGCATGGTGCCGGGTTGGTCGGCTTCGTTGTGTTGCTGTGGATACTGCGCGTGAGGAGGAGGGGGAAGGCGGTCGTGGTGAGTGCCGGATGA
- a CDS encoding TAXI family TRAP transporter solute-binding subunit, producing the protein MRCVLMTVNVVLVCLLTVLLSVSAWAGERSYLLATASTGGTYYPVGVALSTLVKMKLQPTHQIALSAINSAGSGENIKLMREDEAQFAILQGLYGHYAWNGQGPLASDGPQKELRSITMLWQNVEQFTILSRDVTSGTISDVNALKGKRLSLGKKNSGTLGSNLFLLGNLGFNVDADFDLVYVGYGPSADALLNGQISGVSIPAGVPTGAITRIYASMGDDVTTLDFTDEQLEKANGGSGLWTRYVIPAGTYPNQAKDINTIAQPNFLAVRADVDEEAVYLITKTIFENFPFLQAIHKGTKALSKDKAIVGLPLPLHPGAAKYFREIGLTIPDKLLAQ; encoded by the coding sequence ATGCGGTGTGTATTGATGACGGTGAACGTCGTTCTGGTGTGTCTGTTAACGGTGCTTTTGAGCGTTTCTGCATGGGCTGGGGAGCGTTCGTATTTATTGGCGACGGCGAGTACCGGCGGAACCTATTATCCGGTCGGGGTTGCGCTTTCCACGTTGGTGAAAATGAAGTTGCAACCGACGCATCAGATTGCGTTATCGGCGATTAATTCGGCCGGCTCGGGTGAAAATATCAAGTTGATGCGTGAAGATGAAGCGCAATTTGCGATTTTGCAAGGATTATACGGGCATTATGCATGGAATGGACAAGGCCCGCTCGCCTCGGACGGACCACAAAAAGAACTGCGATCCATCACCATGCTGTGGCAGAACGTTGAGCAATTTACGATTTTATCCCGTGATGTGACGAGCGGCACTATCAGTGATGTGAACGCGCTCAAAGGCAAACGGTTATCCCTGGGCAAAAAGAATTCGGGGACGTTGGGGTCTAACCTCTTCTTACTCGGCAATTTGGGATTCAACGTGGATGCGGATTTTGATCTTGTCTATGTTGGCTACGGCCCGAGTGCCGATGCCTTGCTCAATGGCCAAATTTCCGGCGTCAGCATTCCGGCGGGAGTGCCCACCGGAGCCATTACGCGAATTTATGCCTCCATGGGGGATGACGTCACCACGCTCGATTTCACCGATGAACAACTCGAAAAAGCCAATGGCGGAAGTGGGTTGTGGACACGCTACGTCATTCCCGCCGGCACGTATCCGAACCAGGCAAAGGATATCAACACGATTGCGCAGCCGAATTTCCTTGCCGTACGGGCCGATGTCGACGAAGAGGCCGTCTATCTCATCACAAAAACTATTTTTGAGAATTTTCCGTTCCTCCAGGCTATTCATAAGGGCACCAAAGCATTGAGCAAAGACAAAGCCATTGTCGGACTGCCCTTGCCGCTGCATCCGGGCGCGGCCAAATATTTTCGCGAAATCGGCTTGACGATTCCGGACAAGTTACTCGCGCAGTAG
- a CDS encoding SMP-30/gluconolactonase/LRE family protein, with translation MAVDAQGNVYLTNILQCSVQIVSSSGQLVDEWGNGCGAGNDQFNNPHGIAIDGNGTVYVVDTDNDRIHALDAQGQHVAVWGTSGSGAGQFDHPSGITIDSLGNMYISDTDNNRVQKFTSERQFVTQWGTNGSANGQFDWPNGIAKDSHDNIYVADTFNNRIQKFSSDGQFLASLTEGENGDGFYWPLDVAIDGSDTIFITDTSQNRIQKLDASGTFLLAWGAQGSQEDQFNWPEYIAAESGGNIYVSNTYEDRVQKFDANGQLLAMWGTLGDGQGQYYWPDGIAIDKDGNVYVADTFNHRIQKLSAQGGFLMTWGTKGSGIGQFDMPNDVTVDTMGNVYVVDSGWNRIQKFNTQGQFLTAWGTYGEGEGEFDSPDGIAIDSQGMVYVADSVNCRIQKFTADGQFLLQWGSYGSENGQFDWPDTIALDKNGKVYVADIQNDRIQVFDAQGQFLMAWATPLPQGIDVDDNGNVFVTDSQNQMVRQFDSNGTLLTQWGMRGADDGQFNNPQGVATDHAGNVYIVDSHNSRIQKFSLADVTGAIGSLPVSLLRILSW, from the coding sequence ATGGCTGTCGATGCACAGGGGAATGTCTATTTGACCAATATCCTTCAATGCAGTGTACAAATTGTTTCATCATCCGGACAGCTTGTCGATGAATGGGGAAATGGCTGCGGTGCTGGAAATGATCAGTTCAACAATCCACACGGTATCGCCATTGATGGAAATGGAACGGTGTATGTCGTCGATACGGATAATGATCGTATTCACGCACTGGATGCTCAAGGCCAGCACGTCGCCGTATGGGGGACATCTGGATCGGGGGCCGGTCAATTCGATCATCCCAGTGGAATCACCATCGATTCGTTAGGAAATATGTATATTAGCGATACAGACAATAACCGTGTTCAGAAATTTACTTCCGAGAGACAGTTCGTGACGCAATGGGGGACAAACGGTTCTGCGAATGGTCAGTTTGATTGGCCGAATGGGATTGCGAAAGATAGTCATGATAATATTTATGTTGCTGATACATTTAATAACCGCATTCAAAAATTTTCTTCCGATGGGCAGTTTCTCGCTTCGTTGACGGAGGGAGAAAATGGGGACGGGTTTTATTGGCCTCTGGATGTGGCGATAGATGGTTCCGATACCATTTTCATAACGGATACATCGCAAAATCGTATCCAAAAGCTGGATGCTTCGGGAACATTCCTTTTGGCATGGGGAGCGCAAGGCTCACAAGAAGACCAATTCAATTGGCCGGAGTATATTGCGGCGGAGAGTGGTGGAAATATCTATGTCTCGAATACGTATGAAGATCGTGTTCAAAAATTTGATGCGAATGGCCAGCTTCTTGCGATGTGGGGAACACTCGGTGATGGGCAAGGGCAGTATTATTGGCCGGATGGCATTGCAATAGACAAAGATGGCAATGTGTATGTTGCCGATACCTTTAATCACCGAATTCAAAAGTTGAGCGCGCAAGGCGGTTTTCTTATGACATGGGGAACTAAAGGCTCGGGAATCGGTCAATTTGATATGCCGAATGATGTGACTGTCGACACGATGGGGAATGTCTATGTGGTAGACTCCGGATGGAATCGCATTCAGAAATTCAATACACAGGGGCAATTTTTGACCGCATGGGGAACGTATGGGGAAGGAGAAGGAGAATTCGATTCTCCGGATGGAATCGCGATTGATAGTCAAGGCATGGTGTATGTGGCGGACTCCGTGAATTGCCGAATTCAAAAATTCACTGCAGACGGCCAATTTCTGTTGCAGTGGGGCTCTTACGGTTCAGAAAATGGGCAATTCGATTGGCCGGACACAATTGCTCTAGATAAAAATGGGAAAGTGTATGTTGCGGATATACAGAATGACCGTATTCAGGTGTTTGATGCGCAAGGTCAATTTCTTATGGCATGGGCAACACCACTACCGCAAGGCATTGACGTTGATGATAATGGAAATGTTTTTGTGACGGATTCACAGAATCAAATGGTACGGCAATTTGATTCCAATGGGACGTTGTTGACGCAGTGGGGAATGAGAGGGGCGGATGATGGTCAATTCAATAATCCCCAAGGGGTTGCAACGGATCATGCCGGCAATGTATATATCGTCGACTCGCACAATAGCCGCATTCAGAAATTTTCTTTGGCCGATGTCACGGGTGCCATCGGCAGCTTGCCTGTCTCGCTGTTACGTATTTTGAGCTGGTAA